From one Enterobacter kobei genomic stretch:
- the mdcA gene encoding malonate decarboxylase subunit alpha gives MLSGQTPARVWNTRRTEKQRRLASVPVEGKVLPTDDLVAMLEKLIAPGDKVVLEGNNQKQADFLSRSLAQVSPQKVHDLHMIMPSVGRSEHLDIFEKGIARKLDFSFSGTQSLRISQLLEDGQLEIGAIHTYIELYSRLYVDLSPNVALIAGYKADRKGNLYTGPSTEDTPALVEAAAFRDGIVIAQVNELVDDECDLPRVDIPGSWIDYVVVADKPFFIEPLFTRDPRLIKQEHILMAMMAIKGIYAEHQVQSLNHGIGFNTAAIELLLPTYGEQLGLKGKICKHWTLNPHPTLIPAIESGWVESVHCFGGELGMEEYIRARPDIFFTGADGSMRSNRAFCQLAGQYAVDMFIGSTLQVDGYANSSTVTRGRLSGFGGAPNMGHDPHGRRHATPAWLNMITEPDPMQRGKKLVVQMVETFQAGSKPTFVEKLDAIDVAKASGMPLAPVMIYGDDVTHVLTEEGIAYLYRAESMEERRAMVAAVAGITDIGLGVDAKRVADLRRSGKVVYPEDIGIRRTDATRSLLAAGSVADLVEWSDGLYNPPAKFRSW, from the coding sequence ATGTTATCAGGGCAAACGCCTGCACGGGTATGGAACACACGACGCACCGAGAAACAGCGTCGTCTGGCTTCTGTCCCGGTAGAAGGCAAAGTGCTGCCGACCGACGACCTGGTCGCCATGCTGGAAAAACTCATCGCACCCGGCGATAAAGTGGTGCTGGAAGGTAACAACCAAAAACAGGCGGACTTCCTTTCCCGCTCCCTCGCACAAGTCAGCCCGCAAAAAGTGCACGATCTGCACATGATCATGCCAAGCGTTGGCCGCAGCGAACACCTCGATATTTTTGAAAAGGGCATCGCCCGTAAGCTCGACTTCTCGTTCTCCGGTACACAAAGCCTGCGCATTTCGCAGCTGCTGGAAGATGGCCAGCTGGAAATCGGCGCGATCCACACTTACATCGAACTCTATTCCCGTCTTTATGTCGATCTGTCGCCGAACGTCGCGCTGATCGCCGGCTACAAAGCTGACCGTAAAGGTAACCTTTACACCGGGCCGAGCACCGAAGACACGCCTGCGCTGGTCGAAGCCGCAGCGTTCCGTGATGGTATCGTCATCGCCCAGGTTAACGAACTGGTGGATGACGAATGTGACTTGCCGCGCGTCGACATCCCGGGTTCCTGGATCGACTACGTGGTGGTAGCGGACAAACCTTTCTTCATCGAACCGCTGTTTACCCGCGATCCGCGTCTCATCAAACAGGAACATATCCTGATGGCGATGATGGCGATCAAAGGGATCTATGCCGAGCATCAGGTGCAGTCCCTGAACCACGGTATCGGCTTTAACACCGCTGCTATCGAACTGCTGCTGCCCACCTACGGTGAACAGCTGGGGCTGAAAGGCAAAATCTGTAAACACTGGACGCTGAACCCGCATCCGACACTGATCCCGGCGATTGAAAGCGGCTGGGTGGAAAGCGTGCACTGCTTCGGTGGCGAGCTGGGGATGGAAGAGTACATCCGCGCCCGTCCGGACATTTTCTTCACCGGTGCTGACGGCTCAATGCGTTCCAACCGCGCGTTCTGCCAACTGGCAGGGCAGTACGCGGTCGATATGTTTATCGGGTCGACCTTACAGGTTGATGGCTACGCCAACTCCTCCACCGTAACCCGTGGTCGTCTGTCCGGTTTCGGCGGTGCGCCCAACATGGGCCACGATCCGCATGGCCGTCGTCATGCGACACCGGCATGGCTCAACATGATCACCGAGCCCGATCCTATGCAACGCGGTAAAAAACTGGTGGTGCAGATGGTGGAAACCTTCCAGGCAGGCTCAAAACCGACCTTCGTGGAAAAACTCGATGCCATCGACGTGGCGAAAGCCTCAGGCATGCCACTCGCTCCGGTCATGATTTATGGCGATGACGTGACGCACGTGCTGACGGAAGAAGGTATCGCTTATCTCTATCGTGCCGAAAGCATGGAAGAGCGTCGCGCGATGGTCGCCGCCGTTGCCGGGATCACCGATATCGGTCTTGGCGTCGACGCAAAACGCGTCGCCGATCTTCGCCGCAGCGGCAAAGTGGTTTATCCGGAAGATATTGGCATCCGCCGCACCGACGCCACCCGTTCGTTGCTGGCCGCCGGTAGCGTGGCGGATCTGGTGGAATGGTCTGACGGTCTTTATAACCCGCCTGCAAAATTCCGGAGCTGGTAA
- a CDS encoding triphosphoribosyl-dephospho-CoA synthase, which yields MKHLPQIEACGGAEWLARTATQCLIDEARLSPKPGLVDSRGNGAHHDLTLALMECSARSLTPTFHALAQQSWQRPADIALRQTIGRLGREGEQQMMAATGGVNTHRGAIWALGLLVSAAAMLGGTGSAQAIANVAAQLAQLPDAAAPKVFSKGLRATHRYRVPGAREEAQQGFPHIVRLALPQLHASRQRGGTETQARLDALMAIMTSLSDTCVLNRAGMTGLETMRDGAKAVLSAGGTAQPAGQRALARLDAQMLALNASPGGAADLLAATLLLDRIATLPYLSD from the coding sequence ATGAAACATCTGCCACAGATTGAAGCTTGCGGAGGTGCCGAATGGCTGGCGCGAACCGCCACCCAGTGTCTGATTGACGAAGCACGGTTAAGCCCGAAGCCCGGTCTGGTGGACAGTCGGGGGAATGGGGCGCATCACGACCTGACGCTGGCGCTGATGGAGTGCTCCGCGCGTAGCCTGACCCCCACGTTTCATGCCCTGGCGCAACAAAGCTGGCAACGTCCGGCGGACATTGCGCTACGACAAACTATCGGGCGACTGGGCCGCGAAGGCGAACAGCAGATGATGGCTGCCACCGGCGGCGTAAATACGCACCGTGGCGCGATCTGGGCGCTGGGCCTGCTGGTCAGCGCGGCGGCGATGCTGGGCGGCACTGGCTCTGCACAGGCGATAGCGAATGTCGCCGCACAGCTGGCGCAACTGCCGGACGCTGCCGCCCCGAAAGTCTTCAGCAAGGGGCTGCGCGCGACGCACCGTTACCGGGTACCGGGCGCGCGGGAAGAGGCGCAGCAGGGTTTTCCGCACATCGTCCGACTGGCGCTGCCGCAACTGCATGCCAGCCGTCAACGCGGCGGTACTGAAACCCAGGCACGACTTGATGCGCTGATGGCGATCATGACCTCGCTCAGCGATACCTGCGTGCTGAACCGCGCCGGGATGACCGGGCTTGAAACCATGCGCGATGGCGCAAAAGCCGTGCTGTCAGCCGGGGGCACCGCGCAGCCTGCGGGCCAACGTGCTCTGGCGCGACTGGACGCGCAGATGCTGGCGCTTAATGCCTCGCCGGGCGGTGCGGCTGATTTACTCGCCGCCACGTTACTGCTCGATCGTATCGCGACCTTGCCTTATTTATCTGATTAA
- the mdcC gene encoding malonate decarboxylase acyl carrier protein yields the protein MEHITISLPASRTLSGKALAGVVGSGDMEVLFTADQEQTLTVDITTSVDNSRGRWEALFNRLTLAGSLPSGKLVIHDFGATPGVARIRIEQVFEGVSHA from the coding sequence ATGGAACACATTACGATCTCTTTGCCTGCCAGCCGCACCCTGAGCGGTAAAGCACTGGCAGGCGTCGTTGGCTCCGGGGATATGGAGGTGCTTTTCACCGCCGACCAGGAGCAGACGCTCACTGTTGATATCACCACCTCCGTGGATAACAGCCGCGGACGCTGGGAAGCGCTGTTCAACCGTCTCACCCTGGCAGGCAGCCTGCCGTCCGGCAAACTGGTGATCCACGATTTTGGTGCGACGCCAGGCGTGGCCCGCATTCGTATCGAACAGGTTTTTGAGGGGGTAAGCCATGCGTGA
- a CDS encoding biotin-independent malonate decarboxylase subunit beta, with product MRDDRSFIELKARERARTLLDDGSYRELLDPFEGIISPWLGPQGIVPQADDGMVVAKGTINGQPAVVIAIEGTFQGGSMGEVSGAKMAAALELAAEDNRNGIPTQAVLCLETGGVRLQEANLGLAAIADIHAAIVDLRCYTPVIGIVAGTVGCFGGMSIAAALCSYLIVTREARLGLNGPQVIEQEAGIDEYDSRDRPFIWSMTGGEVRYQSGLVDALVGDGVNAVKGAMNDFIAKGLPEKHRTDNYQWYLDRLTQFDTRKQADAEQIKALFAGEEKA from the coding sequence ATGCGTGATGACCGCAGTTTTATCGAATTAAAAGCGCGTGAACGCGCCCGCACGCTGCTGGACGACGGCAGTTATCGTGAATTACTGGATCCGTTTGAAGGCATTATTTCCCCGTGGCTTGGGCCGCAGGGCATCGTGCCGCAGGCCGATGACGGCATGGTCGTGGCGAAAGGCACGATTAACGGTCAGCCGGCGGTGGTGATTGCCATCGAAGGCACCTTCCAGGGCGGCAGCATGGGCGAAGTGTCCGGTGCGAAAATGGCGGCGGCGCTGGAGTTAGCGGCGGAAGATAACCGCAACGGCATTCCGACGCAGGCGGTACTGTGCCTCGAAACCGGCGGTGTACGCTTGCAGGAAGCCAATCTGGGGCTGGCGGCGATTGCCGATATTCATGCTGCCATTGTCGATCTGCGTTGTTATACGCCGGTTATCGGCATCGTGGCCGGTACCGTGGGCTGCTTCGGCGGTATGTCCATTGCTGCCGCGCTGTGCAGCTACCTGATCGTCACCCGCGAGGCGCGTCTTGGTCTGAACGGTCCGCAGGTTATCGAACAGGAAGCCGGGATTGACGAGTACGACTCCCGCGACCGTCCGTTTATCTGGAGCATGACCGGGGGGGAAGTCCGTTATCAAAGCGGGCTGGTGGATGCGCTGGTTGGCGACGGAGTGAATGCCGTGAAGGGCGCGATGAACGACTTTATCGCCAAAGGCCTACCGGAAAAACATCGCACCGATAACTACCAGTGGTATCTGGATCGCCTGACCCAGTTCGACACCCGCAAACAAGCCGATGCCGAACAGATCAAAGCGCTCTTTGCCGGGGAGGAAAAAGCATGA
- the mdcE gene encoding biotin-independent malonate decarboxylase subunit gamma: MNTTVSRGALWLEKLAPDAPRLSGLCPSVQVADGEINGEAARFIAVVPDADNHYPRAAKGEVGLLEGWTLAKVVSETIAADADNDVKRPIVAVIDVPSQAYGRREEAFGIHQALAGAAGAYANARLAGHPVIGLIVGKAMSGAFLAHGYQANRLIAFNDNGVLIHAMGKESAARITLRTVEALEKLAATIPPMAYDISNYATLGLLDHLLNISNPDAPSDADLAEVNTTLQQAIHDARQDTTLKNRLGADNRRSSSIVRERMRESW; this comes from the coding sequence ATGAATACAACTGTAAGCCGTGGCGCATTATGGCTTGAAAAACTGGCGCCTGACGCACCACGTTTGAGTGGGTTATGCCCGTCTGTACAAGTGGCTGACGGTGAAATCAACGGTGAAGCGGCCCGTTTTATCGCCGTAGTGCCGGATGCTGACAACCACTATCCTCGCGCGGCTAAAGGTGAAGTGGGTCTGCTGGAAGGCTGGACGCTGGCAAAAGTGGTTAGCGAAACCATCGCCGCCGACGCCGATAACGATGTTAAACGTCCGATTGTGGCGGTGATTGATGTGCCAAGCCAGGCCTATGGTCGTCGTGAAGAGGCGTTTGGCATTCATCAGGCGCTGGCCGGTGCGGCAGGGGCCTACGCCAATGCCCGTCTGGCGGGTCACCCGGTGATTGGTCTTATCGTCGGCAAAGCCATGTCCGGTGCGTTCCTGGCACACGGCTACCAGGCCAACCGCCTGATCGCCTTCAACGACAACGGCGTGCTGATCCACGCGATGGGTAAAGAGTCTGCTGCACGTATCACGCTGCGTACCGTCGAGGCACTGGAAAAACTGGCGGCGACCATTCCGCCAATGGCGTATGACATCAGCAACTACGCCACCCTGGGGCTGCTGGATCATCTGCTGAACATCAGCAACCCGGATGCGCCTTCCGATGCCGATCTGGCGGAGGTGAATACCACGCTGCAACAGGCCATTCACGACGCGCGTCAGGACACCACGCTTAAAAACCGTCTGGGTGCCGACAACCGTCGCAGCTCTTCCATCGTGCGGGAACGCATGCGCGAGAGCTGGTAA
- a CDS encoding AEC family transporter, whose translation MTYVIVHALAPIFIIMLLGFWAGKAGMVDNKNVSLLNIFVMDFALPAALFSATVQTPWDGIVAQSPLIVVLTLAMWITYAIIYFLATSVFKKSPQDAAVLTLTVALPNYAALGLPILGSVLGETSSTSLSVAVSIACGSVLMTPFCLLILEREKARAEGTNSGSTLAMLPVLMWRSIKKPIVMGPLLGVILSAIGIHMPELVLAAIKPLGLAATAAALFLTGLILSARKLQINTMVITSTIAKLLIQPVIAWGIVLALGLSGPVAITAILMIALSAGFFGVVFGNRFGVQSPDAEAVLLLSSVLCILSLPLFISLTSGM comes from the coding sequence ATGACTTACGTAATTGTTCATGCCCTTGCACCGATTTTTATCATTATGCTGCTGGGATTCTGGGCCGGTAAGGCCGGAATGGTTGATAACAAAAATGTTTCCCTGCTCAATATTTTCGTGATGGATTTTGCCCTGCCCGCCGCGCTGTTCAGCGCCACCGTGCAGACGCCGTGGGACGGCATTGTCGCCCAGTCGCCGCTGATCGTGGTGCTGACGCTGGCGATGTGGATCACCTACGCCATCATCTATTTCCTCGCCACCAGCGTCTTTAAAAAATCTCCACAGGATGCGGCGGTGCTGACCCTCACCGTTGCCCTGCCGAACTATGCGGCGCTGGGCCTGCCGATCCTGGGCAGCGTGCTGGGTGAAACCTCGTCCACCTCGCTTTCCGTTGCGGTATCCATTGCCTGTGGTTCCGTGCTGATGACACCGTTCTGTCTGCTGATCCTTGAACGCGAAAAAGCGCGTGCGGAAGGGACTAACAGCGGCTCAACCCTGGCGATGCTGCCGGTGCTGATGTGGCGTTCGATTAAAAAACCTATCGTCATGGGCCCGCTGCTGGGTGTGATTTTATCCGCTATCGGTATTCATATGCCGGAGCTGGTGCTGGCGGCCATTAAACCGCTGGGACTTGCTGCCACTGCGGCTGCGCTGTTCCTGACCGGTTTGATCCTCTCCGCGCGTAAACTGCAAATCAACACCATGGTGATTACTTCGACCATCGCCAAGCTGCTGATCCAGCCGGTGATTGCCTGGGGGATCGTGCTGGCGTTAGGCCTGTCCGGCCCGGTTGCCATTACCGCTATCCTGATGATCGCACTGTCGGCCGGTTTCTTCGGCGTGGTCTTCGGTAACCGCTTTGGCGTACAGTCGCCGGATGCCGAAGCTGTGCTGCTGTTAAGCTCGGTGCTGTGTATTCTGTCTCTGCCGCTGTTTATCTCGCTGACTTCAGGAATGTAA
- a CDS encoding malonate decarboxylase holo-ACP synthase — MTSSSLRPHDLLWLTDRSALQGVTESWVDTVWHAGLPVVVRRDVDEQGRIPVGVRGLRRDQRAPGWVDAQQVVRIVTPEQLTDAQALVSSPFISAPPVQVAFQLAQHTWPWVWGITGSVGYALATGIPVIHAASDLDLLIRAPQPLSRDALVAWQQRLDTALCRADTQVETPSGGFALNEWLRDGQALLKTRQGPRLVSDPWRRED, encoded by the coding sequence ATGACTTCATCATCATTACGACCGCACGATCTTCTCTGGCTGACTGACCGCAGCGCCCTGCAAGGGGTGACTGAATCCTGGGTGGATACGGTCTGGCATGCGGGGTTGCCCGTGGTGGTGCGGCGTGATGTTGATGAGCAGGGGCGCATCCCGGTGGGGGTGCGCGGTCTGCGCCGCGACCAGCGTGCGCCAGGCTGGGTGGACGCACAGCAGGTGGTGCGTATTGTCACCCCGGAGCAGCTGACCGACGCCCAGGCGCTGGTCAGTTCGCCCTTTATCTCCGCGCCACCGGTTCAGGTGGCGTTTCAGCTGGCGCAGCACACCTGGCCGTGGGTCTGGGGGATCACTGGCAGCGTCGGCTATGCGCTGGCGACCGGTATCCCGGTGATCCATGCCGCAAGCGATCTGGATCTGCTGATCCGCGCCCCGCAGCCGCTGTCGCGCGACGCGCTGGTGGCGTGGCAGCAACGGCTGGATACCGCCCTGTGCCGCGCGGATACGCAGGTGGAAACGCCGTCCGGCGGTTTCGCCCTCAATGAGTGGCTGCGCGATGGCCAGGCACTGCTCAAAACCCGTCAGGGGCCGCGTCTGGTGAGCGATCCCTGGCGCAGGGAGGACTAA
- the mdcH gene encoding malonate decarboxylase subunit epsilon, which yields MKILFTFPGQGTQHPGMLQQLPGTTLAEAREVLGAEVDTLDAPEALEHTRAVQLSLLIAGVAWARELKRQGVAPDIVSGLSIGAYPAAVVAGALAFDDALRLVALRGDLMEQAYPHGYGLTAIMGLTLPQVEAISEGSHTWIANLNAETQIVIAGRDEDMAKVAEKAMAKGASKAKRLAVSVPSHCELLARPAEQLAQAFAGVSLSRPACAYLSGSTGRVLWQPEKIADDLAMNMARTVRWQEAMIAANEREARLAIEMPPGGVLTCLTRQAAWDGETISLERSGIDVARHLAKRLQEQR from the coding sequence ATGAAAATTCTGTTTACCTTTCCCGGACAAGGGACGCAGCACCCGGGCATGTTGCAACAGCTGCCCGGCACAACGCTTGCCGAGGCGCGTGAGGTGCTGGGTGCGGAAGTCGATACCCTCGATGCGCCAGAAGCGCTGGAACACACCCGCGCGGTGCAGCTGTCGCTGTTGATCGCCGGTGTAGCCTGGGCGCGCGAACTGAAGCGGCAGGGCGTGGCGCCGGATATCGTCAGCGGCCTGTCGATTGGCGCGTACCCGGCGGCAGTAGTGGCCGGTGCGCTGGCCTTTGACGACGCGCTGCGGCTGGTGGCCCTGCGCGGCGATTTGATGGAGCAGGCGTACCCGCACGGTTACGGATTGACGGCGATCATGGGCCTGACGCTGCCGCAGGTCGAAGCGATAAGCGAAGGAAGTCATACCTGGATCGCTAACCTGAATGCGGAAACGCAGATTGTTATTGCCGGTCGTGATGAAGACATGGCGAAGGTGGCGGAAAAAGCGATGGCGAAAGGGGCCAGTAAGGCGAAGCGTCTGGCGGTCAGCGTGCCATCTCATTGTGAACTGCTGGCCCGTCCGGCAGAACAACTGGCGCAGGCCTTTGCCGGGGTGAGTTTATCCCGTCCGGCGTGTGCTTATCTGAGCGGCAGCACCGGACGTGTGCTGTGGCAGCCGGAAAAAATCGCTGACGATCTGGCGATGAATATGGCGCGCACCGTGCGCTGGCAGGAGGCGATGATCGCCGCCAATGAGCGTGAAGCGCGGCTGGCCATCGAGATGCCGCCGGGTGGTGTCCTGACCTGTTTAACACGGCAGGCGGCCTGGGACGGAGAGACGATTTCACTTGAGCGTAGCGGCATTGACGTGGCGCGGCATCTGGCGAAACGCCTTCAGGAGCAGCGGTAA
- a CDS encoding LysR family transcriptional regulator, with product MNHDILSEITFRKLAIFMTFMEKGNIARTAEALALSGVSVHRALHTLEENVRCPLFVHKGRTLMPLPAAWTLLEYCQEVTQLMTRGLEEARKAAGVGQGRLRVGTLYSLTLETVPRLIMGMKLRRPELEMALTMGSNETLLHMLEGGELDAIIISLSEAQIDRNSLEVLPLFHDDIFLAAPASATLNMSAPADLRDYRQQKFVSLAEGFATYAGFQEAFHIAGFEPEIVTRVNDIFSMLSLVQAGVGFTLMPGRMKKVYENSVQLLKLAEPYQMQQQIAIVFPRNREHDPSLLALAAEGRMYARSLQEAGS from the coding sequence ATGAACCACGATATCCTCAGTGAGATCACGTTTCGCAAGCTCGCCATTTTCATGACGTTTATGGAGAAGGGGAACATTGCCCGCACCGCCGAAGCGCTGGCGTTAAGCGGCGTCAGCGTACATCGCGCGCTGCATACGCTGGAAGAGAACGTGCGCTGTCCGCTGTTTGTGCATAAAGGTCGCACCCTGATGCCGCTGCCAGCGGCATGGACACTGCTGGAGTATTGTCAGGAAGTCACGCAACTGATGACGCGCGGTCTGGAAGAGGCGCGTAAAGCCGCAGGCGTCGGTCAGGGACGGCTGCGCGTGGGGACGCTCTACTCGCTGACGCTGGAAACCGTGCCACGGCTGATTATGGGCATGAAGCTGCGCCGACCGGAGCTGGAGATGGCGCTGACTATGGGCTCTAACGAAACGCTGTTGCACATGCTGGAGGGCGGGGAACTGGACGCGATCATCATTTCCCTGTCAGAGGCGCAAATCGATCGCAACAGCCTCGAAGTGCTGCCGCTGTTTCACGATGATATTTTTCTTGCTGCGCCCGCGTCTGCCACGCTCAACATGTCAGCACCGGCGGACTTGCGCGATTACCGTCAGCAAAAATTTGTCTCACTGGCGGAAGGTTTTGCCACCTACGCCGGCTTTCAGGAAGCGTTTCACATTGCCGGCTTTGAGCCGGAGATCGTCACCCGCGTGAACGACATTTTCTCGATGCTGAGTCTGGTGCAGGCAGGCGTTGGTTTTACCCTGATGCCGGGCCGCATGAAGAAAGTGTATGAAAACTCGGTGCAGCTGTTAAAACTCGCCGAGCCATATCAAATGCAACAGCAAATCGCCATCGTCTTTCCCCGCAACCGCGAGCACGATCCCAGCCTGCTGGCGCTCGCCGCCGAAGGCCGCATGTACGCCCGCAGTTTGCAGGAAGCGGGTAGCTGA
- a CDS encoding ABC transporter ATP-binding protein → MIVFSSLQIRRGVRVLLDNATATINPGQKVGLVGKNGCGKSTLLALLKNELSADGGSFTYPANWQLAWVNQETPALSEPALDYVIDGDRQYRQFEAELNAANERNDGHAIATVHGKLDAIDAWTIRSRASSLLHGLGFSNEQLERPVSDFSGGWRMRLNLAQALICRSDLLLLDEPTNHLDLDAVIWLEKWLKSYQGTLILISHDRDFLDPVVDKIIHIEQQNMFEYTGNYSAFERQRATRLAQQQATYESQQARVAHLQSFIDRFKAKASKAKQAQSRVKMLERMELIAPAHVDNPFHFSFRAPESLPNPLLKMEKVSAGYGDRTILDSIKLNLVPGSRIGLLGRNGAGKSTLIKLLAGELNPVSGEIGLAKGIKLGYFAQHQLEFLRADESPIQHLARIAPQELEQKLRDYLGGFGFQGDKVSEVTERFSGGEKARLVLALIVWQRPNLLLLDEPTNHLDLDMRQALTEALIEFEGALVVVSHDRHLLRSTTDEFYLVHGGKVEAFDGDLEDYQQWLSDIQKLENQPADGAKDNVNSAQSRKDQKRREAELRTQTQPLRKEIARLEKEMEKFQAQQAAAEEKLGDSELYDQSRKAELTACLQAQASAKAGLEECEMAWLEAQEQLEAMLQSD, encoded by the coding sequence ATGATTGTTTTCTCCTCGTTACAAATTCGTCGCGGCGTACGCGTCCTGCTGGACAATGCCACTGCCACCATCAACCCCGGTCAGAAAGTCGGGCTGGTGGGTAAAAACGGCTGCGGGAAATCCACGCTGCTGGCGCTGTTAAAAAACGAACTCAGCGCCGACGGCGGCAGCTTCACCTATCCGGCAAACTGGCAGCTGGCGTGGGTTAATCAGGAAACCCCGGCGCTCAGCGAACCCGCGCTGGATTACGTGATTGACGGCGACCGCCAGTACCGGCAGTTTGAAGCCGAGCTTAACGCCGCCAACGAACGTAACGACGGTCATGCCATTGCCACGGTGCACGGCAAGCTCGACGCCATCGACGCCTGGACCATCCGCTCCCGCGCCTCCAGCCTGCTGCACGGCCTCGGCTTTTCAAATGAACAGCTTGAGCGCCCGGTAAGCGACTTCTCCGGGGGCTGGCGTATGCGCCTTAACCTGGCGCAGGCGCTGATTTGCCGTTCCGATTTACTGCTGCTCGATGAACCCACCAACCACCTTGATCTTGATGCAGTGATCTGGCTGGAAAAATGGCTGAAAAGCTATCAGGGCACGTTGATTTTGATTTCCCATGACCGTGATTTCCTCGATCCGGTGGTGGACAAAATCATTCATATCGAACAGCAAAATATGTTCGAGTACACCGGCAACTACAGCGCTTTCGAGCGCCAGCGCGCGACGCGCCTGGCCCAGCAACAGGCCACCTACGAAAGCCAGCAGGCCCGCGTGGCGCATCTGCAAAGCTTTATCGATCGTTTCAAAGCCAAAGCCAGCAAAGCCAAACAGGCGCAGAGCCGTGTGAAAATGCTGGAACGTATGGAGCTTATCGCCCCGGCGCACGTGGATAACCCGTTCCACTTCAGCTTCCGCGCGCCGGAAAGTCTGCCGAATCCCTTGCTGAAAATGGAAAAGGTCAGCGCCGGGTATGGCGATCGCACCATTCTTGATTCCATCAAGCTTAACCTCGTGCCCGGCTCCCGCATCGGCCTGCTGGGGCGTAACGGCGCGGGTAAATCAACGCTAATCAAACTACTGGCGGGCGAGTTAAACCCGGTAAGCGGTGAGATAGGTCTGGCAAAAGGCATCAAACTGGGTTACTTCGCCCAGCATCAACTGGAATTTTTACGCGCAGATGAATCCCCGATCCAGCACCTGGCGCGCATTGCGCCGCAGGAGCTGGAACAGAAACTGCGCGACTATCTTGGCGGCTTCGGTTTCCAGGGCGATAAAGTCAGCGAAGTGACCGAACGCTTCTCCGGCGGCGAAAAAGCCCGCCTGGTACTGGCGCTGATCGTCTGGCAGCGCCCTAACCTGCTGCTGCTCGATGAACCGACCAACCACCTGGATCTGGACATGCGCCAGGCGCTCACCGAAGCGTTGATCGAATTCGAAGGCGCGCTGGTCGTCGTCTCGCACGACCGTCACCTGTTGCGCTCCACCACCGATGAGTTTTATCTGGTGCACGGCGGCAAAGTCGAAGCCTTCGACGGCGATCTGGAAGATTATCAGCAGTGGCTGAGCGACATTCAGAAACTGGAAAACCAGCCTGCTGACGGCGCGAAAGACAACGTCAACAGCGCCCAGTCGCGTAAAGATCAGAAGCGTCGTGAAGCTGAACTGCGCACGCAAACACAGCCGCTGCGCAAAGAGATCGCCCGTCTGGAAAAAGAGATGGAAAAGTTCCAGGCACAGCAGGCCGCAGCAGAAGAGAAACTGGGTGACAGCGAGCTGTATGACCAGAGCCGTAAAGCCGAACTCACCGCCTGTTTACAGGCGCAGGCCAGCGCGAAAGCCGGGCTTGAAGAGTGTGAAATGGCATGGCTTGAAGCCCAGGAACAGCTGGAGGCCATGCTGCAAAGCGACTGA
- the kefG gene encoding glutathione-regulated potassium-efflux system ancillary protein KefG, translated as MSPTAKVLLLYAHPESGESVANRVLLKPATQLNNVTVHDLYAHYPDFFIDIPHEQALLREHDVIVFQHPLYTYSCPALLKEWLDRVLSRGFASGPGGNQLAGKYWRSVITTGEPESAYRYDALNRYPMSDILRPFELTAAMCKMHWLTPMIIYRARRQQPDELASHARAYGDWLAAPVATGGL; from the coding sequence ATGTCACCAACAGCGAAAGTATTGCTGTTATATGCCCATCCGGAATCCGGAGAGTCGGTCGCCAACCGGGTCTTACTTAAACCGGCAACGCAACTCAACAATGTCACTGTGCATGATCTTTATGCACATTATCCTGATTTCTTTATTGATATTCCCCATGAGCAGGCGCTACTGCGCGAGCATGATGTGATCGTGTTCCAGCATCCCCTCTATACCTACAGCTGTCCGGCGCTGCTGAAAGAGTGGCTGGATCGCGTATTAAGCCGCGGCTTTGCCAGCGGGCCGGGGGGAAATCAACTGGCGGGAAAGTACTGGCGTAGCGTCATCACTACCGGCGAGCCGGAGAGTGCCTATCGCTATGACGCCCTGAACCGCTATCCAATGAGCGATATTTTGCGCCCCTTCGAACTGACGGCAGCGATGTGCAAAATGCACTGGCTTACGCCGATGATTATCTACCGTGCGCGGCGGCAACAGCCGGATGAGCTGGCGAGCCACGCCAGAGCGTACGGTGACTGGCTGGCCGCACCTGTTGCCACGGGAGGCCTGTGA